The genomic interval TTGTTAATAGTCAAGAATTGGCATTAGTTAAGAAAAATTCCAAAATTGGATATCTTTCTAAAGATGGATCTTTTAAAATCGAACCTCAATATAAATCGGCTAGAAGTTTTTCTGAAGGTTTGGCCGCTGTAGAAAATGGCGGAAAATGGGGTTTTATTGACACAAAAGGAACTTGGGTAATTCCAGCCGACTTTAAAGATGCCAAAGATTTTAACAACGGAATTGCTGTTGTGCAAAAAGATAAAGAATGGGTTTATATCAATACAAAAGGAGAAATTCAAAAAGCGCCTACATCTGACAAAGTATTTGATTTTAATGACGGCGTTGCCTTCATTAGACAAAACAATAAAGTGGGTTTAATCAACAATAAAATGAATGTTGTTTTAGAACCAAAATACGATCAGATTAAGCCTTTTGAAAATGGTTACGCGAGAGTAGAGCTAAACAAAAACTGGGGAATCATCAATACCGAAGGAAAAGAAGTAGTTGAACCAGTTTATGCTGAAGTTGGAAATTATTTCAAAAACACAACTTGGGCAAGAAAAGACAAAACATTCGGATTGGTAAGTGGCGGAAAATTTATTCCAGTTGATGGAGCCGAAAAAATCTGGGATTTTGAAACTCAAGATTTGACTTTTGCTAAAAAGAATGGAAAAATCGGTTATATCGATTTAAAAGGAAACTGGGCCATTCTTCCTATTTATGATAAAGGAAAAGCTTTCTCCAAAAACCTAGCGCCAGTTTTAGTTGGAAAAAAATGGGGATTCATTAATCCAGAAGGAAAATTTGTAATTGAACCAACTTACAGCGATGCAGAAGTTTTTAGTAAAAACGGTCTTGCTCCAGTAAAAGAAAGCAATTGGGGATTCATCAACGAATCTGGAAAATTAGTTATTCCAACACAATATGGAATTACCACAAATGGAATTATTGCCATGTTTACACAACAAGATAAAGGATTTATTGGTGGCGTTGCGAGAGTTAAGAACGAAGGAAAATGGGGATTTCTTAACCCAGACGGAACGGTTTTAGCAAATCAATGGTTTGAAAATGCTGAATTATTTTCAAAATCTGAAAAACCTCAACCTGTTGCTGCTCCTGCTGAAGCTCCAAAACAAGAAACAAAAACAACCAAACCAGCTGCCAAATCGACACCGAAACCAGCAGCTAAGAAAAAGAAATAAATTTCACTTATGAAGTGTGTATTAGTAACAGGCGGTTCTAGAGGGATTGGAAGTGCTATTTGTAAAAAACTAGCCGTAGAATCTGATTATCATATTCTGATTAATTATCATTCGAATCAAACAGCTGCCGAAGAAACATTACAAGAAATACAAAAATTAGGTGCAACAGGAGAAATCTTAGGTTTTGACGTTGCCAATTTTGAACAAGTACAAAACGTTCTTACACAATGGCAGGAAGCAAATCCTGAAAAATTGGTTGAAGCAATTGTAAACAATGCCGGAATTACAAAAGACGGTCTTTTTATGTGGATGACACCACAAGACTGGAATAACGTAATGAATACAAGTGCAAACGGTTTTTTTAATGTAACGCAGTTTTTTATTCAAAAAATGCTTCGCAATAAATATGGCCGAATTGTAAATATTGTTTCGGTTTCTGGTGTAAAAGGAACTGCGGGACAAACCAATTATTCGGCTGCAAAAGGTGCAATTGTTGCCGCAACTAAAGCCTTAGCACAAGAAGTGGCAAAACGAAACATTACGGTAAATGCTGTCGCTCCAGGTTTTATTAAAACTGATATGACAAGCGAATTAGACGAAAAAGAATTATTAAAGCTTATTCCCGTAAATCGTTTTGGCGAAGCCGAAGAAGTGGCAGATTTGGTAAGCTTTTTGATTTCTAAAAAAGCAAGTTATATTACAGGAGAAATTATCAATATTAACGGCGGAATATATTCTTAAAATATTTTAAACACATAGTCCCGATAGCTATCGGGATATGTGTCAATAAAGAATACTTAAGAGAAATACATTTCTTTCACATAGAGAGCTATGTTTATTTAAAATAAGTGAAACGCCTTTTTTAAGTTTACAAAACTATGTTTCTATGTGTTTAAAAAATACTTTAAGGATAAAAAATTACTTTGAAAGACGATGAATAGAAGAGTTGTAATTACTGGAATGGGAATTTATTCTTGTATCGGAACTTCTTTAGACGAAGTAAAAGATTCGTTATACGAAGGAAAATCTGGTATTCAGTTTGATTCTGAACGTAAAGAATTTGGTTTTCAATCAGCCTTAACAGGAATGGTTCCGAAAGCCGATCTTAAAAATTTATTGACGCGAAGACAACGTATGAGCATCGGTGAAGAAACCGAGTATGCTTATATGGCAACTATAGAAGCATTGAAAAATGCCAACATCGACGATGCCTTTTTTGATGAACACGAAGTCGGAATTATGTACGGAAACGACAGTGTTTCTAAAGCAATCATTGACGCAACAGATATTGTTCGCGAGAAAAAAGACACGGCTTTAATTGGTTCTGGCGCTATTTTCAAATCGATGAATTCTACGGTAACAATGAATCTTTCGACGATTTTTAAACTTCGAGGAATCAATCTTACTGTAAGTGCAGCTTGCGCGAGTGGTTCTCATTCTATCGGATTGGCTTATTTTTTAATCAAAAGCGGTTTTCAAGATATTATAATTACTGGTGGCGCTCAAGAGATCAATAAATATGCGATGAGCAGTTTTGACGGATTAGGCGTTTTTTCTAATAGAGAAAGTGATCCTGAAAAAGCATCAAGACCTTTTGATTCTGGCCGCGACGGATTAATTCCGAGTGGAGGCGGCGCAACTTTAATTCTAGAAAGTTACGACTCTGCCATTGCACGCGGCGCCAATATTATTGCCGAAGTTTCTGGTTATGGATTCTCTTCAAACGGAGGACATATTTCTACTCCAAACGTCGAAGGACCGGCAACAGCAATGAAACGTGCATTAGATGATGCAAAACTAAAAGCATCAGACATTGAGTACATAAATGCCCATGCAACTTCAACTCCAGTTGGCGATGCAAACGAAGCAAAAGCAATTTTTGAGGTTTTTGGTGAAAGAAATCCTTATATAAGTTCAACAAAATCGATGACAGGGCACGAATGCTGGATGGCTGGAGCAAGTGAAATAATTTATTCTATCTTAATGATGCAGAACGATTTCATTGCGCCAAACATCAATTTGGAAAATCCAGATGAAGATGCTTCAAAATTAAATTTAGTTAAAACTACGTTAAACAAAAAATTTGACATATTTTTGTCCAATTCTTTCGGGTTCGGAGGAACCAACTCTGCGTTGGTGGTTAAAAAGTTTAAATTGAACGATGAATAAAGAAGATAT from Flavobacterium sp. YJ01 carries:
- a CDS encoding WG repeat-containing protein, whose protein sequence is MKKTLIFLLLVSIQFVNSQELALVKKNSKIGYLSKDGSFKIEPQYKSARSFSEGLAAVENGGKWGFIDTKGTWVIPADFKDAKDFNNGIAVVQKDKEWVYINTKGEIQKAPTSDKVFDFNDGVAFIRQNNKVGLINNKMNVVLEPKYDQIKPFENGYARVELNKNWGIINTEGKEVVEPVYAEVGNYFKNTTWARKDKTFGLVSGGKFIPVDGAEKIWDFETQDLTFAKKNGKIGYIDLKGNWAILPIYDKGKAFSKNLAPVLVGKKWGFINPEGKFVIEPTYSDAEVFSKNGLAPVKESNWGFINESGKLVIPTQYGITTNGIIAMFTQQDKGFIGGVARVKNEGKWGFLNPDGTVLANQWFENAELFSKSEKPQPVAAPAEAPKQETKTTKPAAKSTPKPAAKKKK
- the fabG gene encoding 3-oxoacyl-ACP reductase FabG codes for the protein MKCVLVTGGSRGIGSAICKKLAVESDYHILINYHSNQTAAEETLQEIQKLGATGEILGFDVANFEQVQNVLTQWQEANPEKLVEAIVNNAGITKDGLFMWMTPQDWNNVMNTSANGFFNVTQFFIQKMLRNKYGRIVNIVSVSGVKGTAGQTNYSAAKGAIVAATKALAQEVAKRNITVNAVAPGFIKTDMTSELDEKELLKLIPVNRFGEAEEVADLVSFLISKKASYITGEIININGGIYS
- a CDS encoding beta-ketoacyl-[acyl-carrier-protein] synthase family protein codes for the protein MNRRVVITGMGIYSCIGTSLDEVKDSLYEGKSGIQFDSERKEFGFQSALTGMVPKADLKNLLTRRQRMSIGEETEYAYMATIEALKNANIDDAFFDEHEVGIMYGNDSVSKAIIDATDIVREKKDTALIGSGAIFKSMNSTVTMNLSTIFKLRGINLTVSAACASGSHSIGLAYFLIKSGFQDIIITGGAQEINKYAMSSFDGLGVFSNRESDPEKASRPFDSGRDGLIPSGGGATLILESYDSAIARGANIIAEVSGYGFSSNGGHISTPNVEGPATAMKRALDDAKLKASDIEYINAHATSTPVGDANEAKAIFEVFGERNPYISSTKSMTGHECWMAGASEIIYSILMMQNDFIAPNINLENPDEDASKLNLVKTTLNKKFDIFLSNSFGFGGTNSALVVKKFKLNDE